The segment TGGCGATTGGTTTATTCCTGAGTTTGCTAATGATGGTGGGGTTCGCGAACTCCAGTAGTTCACTTCATCATGGCACGGCAAGCGCGCACCATCATTCCCGGCCAGGCAATGCATGTGCTGGTGCGTGGTAATAATCGTGAAACCATTTTTTTAAATGAAGAAGACCGTAGGCAGTATTTAGATTGGTTGCGAGAGGCTGCAAAGCAATTTGGAAGTGCAGTTCATGCTTTTGCCCTGATGCCAAATCATGCGCACCTTTTAATCACTCCACAAGGTGACGACTCCTTGGCAAAAACAATGCAGTCCTTAGGCAGACGTTACGCCCAGTACTTCAATGCACAGCACCAACGCTCTGGCACTATTTGGGAGGGTCGCTTTCGATCTTCTTTAATAGACCCTGAGTATTTTCTGCGTTGTCAGCGTTACATAGAGCTCAATCCAGTCAGGGCTGGATTTGAATCAAGCCCTCAAGATTCAACTTGGACCAGCTTTTCATCTCATATAGGCGGTAATGCAGAGCCTTGGCTTGTAGATCACCAGCATTTCTGGAGTTTGGGCAACACGCCCTTTGAGCGGCAAATGGCCTGGGTAGCTTTTGTAAAAGAGGGAGCTCCCCACTGGGAAGACAGGCAGATTACAGAAGCCTTAATTCGATCTAAGCCTTGGGTTAGTGAGAGTTGTGCCAAAAAGTTGTTTAAAGATCAGACCGAGCAGGCTTTAATCAGGCATCGTGGGCGCCCAAAGAAATTAGTTTCAATAAATTCAATGAGTTAAAAGCAGTTTTTGGGATTTTTGTCAGGGTTAAGCAGGTTCTGCTTTCTGACTCTGTCCCCATTATATAAATAGATTTTTCATTCAGTCTATATTTAATGGGACAGAGTCATTTTATTTCTATTGCATCAGCATGGGTATTCACCTATATTTGATCCTCCAAAAGTACTCAGCCCCAGTGGCATACGGAAATACCATGACTACACAATTTAATACTGATCTTCGTCCAATTGCTCAGGGTTTATATGATCCACAAAATGAGCATGACGCCTGTGGCGTAGGATTCGTTGCGCATATCAAAGGTAAAAAATCTCACGAGATCGTTACTCAGGGATTAAAGATTCTGGAAAACTTAGATCACCGGGGTGCAGTTGGTGCTGACCCATTGATGGGTGACGGTGCCGGCATCTTGATTCAGGTTCCTGATACTTTATATCGCGAAGAAATGGCTAAGCAAGGTGTTGAGTTGCCGCCATTTGGTGAATATGGCGTCGGTATGATTTTCTTGCCAAAAGAGCAAGCTTCAAGACTAGCTTGTGAACAAGAGTTAGAGCGCACAGTTCGTTTAGAAGGTCAGGTAGTTCTCGGTTGGAGAGATGTTCCAATCGATGTCAAATTACCAATGTCACCAACGGTACAAATGACAGAGCCGTTCATTCGCCAAATTTTTATTGGCCGTGGTCGTGACATCATGACGACGGATGCGCTTGAGCGTAAGTTATATGTGATTCGTAAAACTGCGAGTCATGCCATTCAAGATTTGCATTTAAAGCATGGCAAAGAATATTTCGTAGCTTCTATGTCAGCACGCACCATTGTGTACAAAGGTTTGCTCTTAGCAAATCAAGTTGGTGCGTACTATAAGGATTTACAAGATCCACGCACAGTGTCCGCGCTCGCATTGGTGCACCAACGTTTTTCTACAAACACTTTCCCAGCATGGGAATTGGCTCATCCGTATCGCATGATTGCGCACAACGGTGAGATCAATACCGTTAAAGGTAACGTCAACTGGGTGAACGCACGCGAGGGTGCGATTAGCTCACCAGTGTTGGGTGATGACCTCAAAAAATTATGGCCACTTATTTATCCAGGCCAATCTGACACAGCTTGTTTCGATAACTGCTTAGAGTTACTGGTGATGTCTGGTTACCCCTTAGCGCAAGCCATGATGATGATGATTCCTGAAGCTTGGGAACAGCATGCCTTGATGGACGACAACCGTCGCGCATTCTATGAATATCATGCTTCCATGATGGAGCCTTGGGATGGGCCTGCTGCAATGGCCTTTACCGATGGTCGTCAAATCGGCGCAACTTTAGATCGCAATGGTTTGCGTCCAGCACGTTACTACGTTACTGATGATGATTTAGTCATCATGGCTTCAGAGGCGGGCGTATTACCTATTCCAGAGAGCAAGATTGTTCAAAAATGGCGCTTGCAACCAGGCAAGATGTTCATGATTGATATGGAGCAGGGCCGCATTATTGATGACGTTGAGCTCAAAAATGCTGTCTCAAAAGCGAAGCCTTATAAGAGCTGGATTGATGCTGTTCGTGTGAAGTTGGATGAAGTGGATGCCAGCAAGGCCGATATCGTAGATGAAAAAACTACCATTCGACCAGCAGCAAAATTATTGGATCGCCAGCAGGCTTTTGGCTATACCCAAGAAGACATCAAATACCTCATGGCACCAATGGCCATGAATGGTGAAGAGGCTATTGGTTCGATGGGTAACGATAGCCCACTAGCCGTACTCTCTAATAAAAACAAGCCACTTTATAACTACTTCAAGCAATTGTTTGCGCAGGTGACCAATCCACCGATTGACTCTATCCGTGAAAACATGGTGATGTCTTTGGTTTCATTCATTGGACCTAAGCCGAATTTGTTGGATACCAACAACATCAACCCACCAATGCGTTTGGAAGTAAGTCAGCCAATTCTCGATTTTGACGATATGACTAAGATTCGTCACATTGGCCATTACACCAACGGTAAGTTCCGCTCATATGAGTTGGATATTTGTTACCCAGCCTCTTGGGGCAAAGCAGGTATTGAAGCTCGCCTAGCATCTTTGTGTGCAGAAGCAGCAGATGCAGTTCGCTCTGGTTACAACATCTTGATTGTGAGTGATCGTCAGGTTGATGAGCAGCATGTAGCGATTCCTGCACT is part of the Polynucleobacter sp. es-EL-1 genome and harbors:
- a CDS encoding transposase, producing MARQARTIIPGQAMHVLVRGNNRETIFLNEEDRRQYLDWLREAAKQFGSAVHAFALMPNHAHLLITPQGDDSLAKTMQSLGRRYAQYFNAQHQRSGTIWEGRFRSSLIDPEYFLRCQRYIELNPVRAGFESSPQDSTWTSFSSHIGGNAEPWLVDHQHFWSLGNTPFERQMAWVAFVKEGAPHWEDRQITEALIRSKPWVSESCAKKLFKDQTEQALIRHRGRPKKLVSINSMS